The following coding sequences lie in one Halogeometricum rufum genomic window:
- a CDS encoding rhomboid family intramembrane serine protease, with translation MATCDECGKHENLPYQCRRCGQTFCAEHRLPENHACPGLSEWDDPSGVFDSGFDDSVNDAGGSEGVVERLTSTGGPLGYFRDNMAFVFLGLMWVTFALEWVVLLLAGQRTFIDIFALSSSNPFYVWTWFTSVFAHSPYNFFHIVGNSIVLYFFGPLVEKYIGSRKFAALFLGSGILAGLSHVGIGILLEPGVPTAVLGASGAIFAVLGVLTVLNPSLKIYLYFLIPVPLWLFTLGFAGISVVFFLQPGAAGNLGQGNVAHFAHLVGLVIGLAYGRRVKGRFRVPNKLSFGGGGGGGGMGGPGRRF, from the coding sequence ATGGCTACGTGCGACGAGTGTGGGAAGCACGAGAATCTGCCGTACCAGTGTCGGCGGTGCGGGCAGACGTTCTGCGCGGAGCACCGACTGCCGGAGAACCACGCCTGTCCCGGCCTCTCGGAGTGGGACGACCCCTCGGGGGTGTTCGACAGCGGTTTCGACGACTCGGTGAACGACGCCGGCGGTTCCGAAGGCGTCGTCGAGCGACTGACCAGCACCGGCGGCCCGTTGGGCTACTTCCGCGACAACATGGCGTTCGTCTTCCTCGGCCTGATGTGGGTGACGTTCGCCCTGGAGTGGGTCGTCCTCCTCCTCGCCGGTCAGCGGACGTTCATCGACATCTTCGCGCTCTCCTCGTCGAATCCGTTCTACGTCTGGACGTGGTTCACGTCCGTCTTCGCCCACAGTCCGTACAACTTCTTCCACATCGTCGGCAACAGCATCGTGCTGTACTTCTTCGGCCCACTCGTCGAGAAGTACATCGGCTCCCGGAAGTTCGCCGCGCTGTTCCTCGGGAGCGGTATCCTCGCAGGCCTGTCGCACGTCGGTATCGGGATACTCCTCGAACCCGGCGTCCCGACGGCCGTCCTCGGCGCCTCCGGCGCGATATTCGCCGTCCTCGGCGTCCTCACCGTGCTGAACCCGAGCCTGAAGATATACCTCTACTTCCTCATCCCGGTCCCGCTCTGGCTGTTCACCCTCGGGTTCGCGGGCATCTCGGTGGTGTTCTTCCTCCAACCCGGCGCGGCGGGCAACCTCGGACAGGGCAACGTCGCCCACTTCGCCCACCTCGTCGGCCTCGTCATCGGACTGGCGTACGGCCGCCGGGTCAAAGGTCGCTTCCGCGTGCCGAACAAGCTCTCCTTCGGCGGCGGCGGTGGCGGCGGCGGGATGGGCGGCCCCGGCCGCAGGTTCTGA
- a CDS encoding methyl-accepting chemotaxis protein — translation MGNDAQRGTARGKTKGDLRNDGGAVTAQPTDGADDRADVELLVEYQSAVLDSLGRDAERLAKGDLTVTFDLPDPPTDSGALTDAQADFDRFAGDLRTATENVRAVVDDATAVSEGVAVAGERVGSTTEEVTNSIEEIESSTTELATGVDGLADQSEEVTETVADLSASIEEITASTETIRRQSDETTSIAAEGEAEVDRALTRIRTATESSASAADEMDQLETRIARVEEILDVIAGIADQTNLLALNANIEAARAGDAGEGFAVVANEVKTLATDSQASADEITSIIEDLRDQTNRVTDRIRQANDEIRDGTTAVADAATTLDTVRETVDATDDGLEEIAEAVSRQADNAQAVSTLVDDVSTTANQMSASLQQVAAGVDEQTTAMDAVAQVAVGLGDDGELLHELVDAFKVDDDESAALDEVDLDAAETNIEAESELLEEV, via the coding sequence ATGGGAAACGACGCACAGAGGGGGACAGCGAGGGGAAAAACGAAGGGTGACCTGCGGAACGACGGCGGTGCCGTAACGGCGCAACCGACAGACGGCGCCGACGACCGGGCCGACGTAGAATTGCTCGTCGAGTACCAGTCCGCCGTCCTCGACAGTCTCGGGCGGGACGCTGAACGCCTCGCGAAGGGGGACCTGACCGTGACGTTCGACCTCCCCGACCCGCCGACGGACTCGGGCGCTCTGACGGACGCGCAGGCCGACTTCGACCGTTTCGCGGGCGACCTACGGACGGCGACAGAGAACGTCCGCGCCGTCGTCGACGACGCCACCGCGGTGTCCGAGGGCGTCGCCGTCGCGGGCGAACGGGTCGGGTCGACGACGGAGGAGGTGACGAACTCCATCGAGGAGATAGAGTCCTCGACGACGGAACTCGCGACGGGGGTGGACGGACTCGCGGACCAGTCCGAGGAGGTGACCGAGACGGTGGCCGACCTCTCGGCCTCCATCGAGGAGATAACGGCCTCGACGGAGACGATTCGACGGCAGTCCGACGAGACGACCAGCATCGCCGCCGAGGGGGAAGCGGAGGTCGACCGGGCGCTCACGCGAATCCGGACGGCGACGGAGTCGTCGGCCTCGGCGGCCGACGAGATGGACCAACTGGAGACGCGCATCGCCCGCGTCGAGGAGATACTCGACGTCATCGCCGGCATCGCCGACCAGACGAACCTGCTCGCACTCAACGCGAACATCGAGGCGGCGCGGGCGGGCGACGCCGGCGAGGGGTTCGCCGTCGTCGCGAACGAGGTCAAGACGCTGGCGACCGACTCGCAGGCGTCGGCGGACGAGATAACGAGCATCATCGAGGACCTCCGCGACCAGACCAACAGGGTCACCGACCGCATCCGGCAGGCGAACGACGAGATACGCGACGGGACGACGGCAGTCGCCGACGCGGCGACGACGCTGGACACGGTCCGCGAGACGGTCGACGCCACCGACGACGGCCTCGAAGAGATAGCCGAGGCGGTGTCGCGACAGGCCGACAACGCGCAGGCGGTGAGCACGCTGGTCGACGACGTCTCGACCACCGCGAACCAGATGAGCGCCTCGCTCCAGCAGGTGGCCGCCGGGGTGGACGAACAGACGACGGCGATGGACGCCGTCGCACAGGTCGCGGTGGGCCTCGGCGACGACGGCGAACTGCTCCACGAACTGGTCGACGCGTTCAAAGTCGACGACGACGAGTCGGCCGCCCTCGACGAGGTGGACCTCGACGCGGCGGAGACGAACATCGAGGCGGAGTCGGAACTACTCGAAGAGGTCTAG
- a CDS encoding DUF7108 domain-containing protein codes for MHEETRRDGEATDGEAADSETGELPEAVVDGAARLTRLARDAVDENEAAAYRGRRAEMLADHDFTSRIREEDETLVLHPAEWMDDGVVRVERIEDTGRAYEIPLTGADVDGDWDAVEEHNAELVDAVEAEDGATHAANARIFADFMGNHYLRRADAASRDEIQEFLTEYYPRNAWPSKKQETVVRESVERVFEAADADVPEF; via the coding sequence ATGCATGAGGAGACACGGAGAGACGGCGAAGCGACGGACGGCGAGGCGGCAGACAGCGAGACGGGCGAACTACCCGAGGCCGTCGTGGACGGCGCGGCGCGCCTGACCCGACTCGCCCGCGACGCGGTGGACGAGAACGAGGCGGCGGCGTACCGCGGCCGGCGCGCGGAGATGCTGGCCGACCACGACTTCACGTCCCGCATCCGCGAGGAGGACGAGACGCTGGTACTGCACCCCGCCGAGTGGATGGACGATGGCGTCGTCCGCGTCGAACGCATCGAGGACACCGGCCGGGCGTACGAGATTCCGCTGACCGGGGCCGACGTGGACGGCGACTGGGACGCCGTCGAGGAACACAACGCCGAACTCGTCGACGCCGTCGAGGCGGAGGACGGCGCGACGCACGCCGCGAACGCCCGTATCTTCGCGGACTTCATGGGCAACCACTACCTGCGCCGGGCCGACGCCGCCTCGCGCGACGAGATACAGGAGTTCCTCACGGAGTACTATCCACGGAACGCGTGGCCGTCGAAAAAACAGGAAACCGTCGTCCGCGAGAGCGTCGAACGCGTGTTCGAAGCCGCCGACGCGGACGTGCCCGAGTTCTGA
- a CDS encoding ArsA family ATPase, translating into MTNIDVEPVDHVEGEGDGSDGDDAAADDTELSVDVETRTTDETDLPEYVDAPEYVLYGGKGGVGKTTMAAATALSSAAAGTATLVVSTDPAHSLSDTLGTPVPAEPAQIRDDMPLYAAEIDPDEVIEGPFATEEGAGGFDAADLDADDNPFEDDGDDAANDGPFGGPGGQAGDAGAGNPFGMDMGGMEDVLGDMMGPGSMPGADEAAAMQQLVAYLDDPRFDRVVVDTAPTGHTLRLLELPELMDSMLGRIARMRQKFSGMMDNLKGMFGAGGPQQAGMADLDELRERIERLRAVLRDPERTDFRVVMIPEEMSVVESKRLVDRLDDYDIPVQTLVVNRVMENLADVTTTPVDSEWVVSPNLEECEFCQRRWRVQQNALQRATDLFRGRNVKRVPLLADEVSGEAALRVVAACLA; encoded by the coding sequence ATGACGAACATCGACGTCGAACCCGTAGACCACGTCGAAGGCGAAGGCGACGGCTCCGACGGCGACGACGCGGCGGCCGACGACACGGAACTCTCGGTGGACGTGGAGACGCGGACGACCGACGAGACGGACCTGCCGGAGTACGTCGACGCCCCCGAGTACGTCCTCTACGGCGGGAAGGGCGGCGTCGGTAAGACGACGATGGCGGCGGCGACGGCGCTCTCCTCGGCCGCCGCCGGGACGGCCACGCTCGTCGTCTCGACGGACCCGGCGCACTCCCTCTCGGACACGCTCGGGACGCCGGTGCCCGCCGAACCCGCGCAGATACGCGACGACATGCCCCTGTACGCCGCCGAAATCGACCCCGACGAGGTTATCGAGGGCCCGTTCGCCACCGAGGAGGGCGCGGGCGGGTTCGACGCCGCCGACCTGGACGCGGACGACAACCCCTTCGAGGACGACGGCGACGACGCCGCGAACGACGGCCCGTTCGGCGGGCCGGGCGGACAGGCCGGCGACGCCGGCGCTGGGAACCCCTTCGGGATGGACATGGGCGGGATGGAGGACGTCCTCGGCGACATGATGGGGCCGGGGTCGATGCCCGGCGCGGACGAGGCGGCGGCGATGCAGCAGTTGGTGGCGTACCTCGACGACCCGCGGTTCGACCGCGTCGTCGTGGACACCGCGCCGACGGGCCACACGCTCCGCCTGTTGGAGTTGCCCGAACTGATGGACTCGATGCTCGGCCGCATCGCCCGCATGCGCCAGAAGTTCTCCGGGATGATGGACAACCTCAAGGGGATGTTCGGCGCGGGGGGCCCCCAGCAGGCGGGGATGGCGGACTTGGACGAGTTGCGCGAGCGAATCGAACGCCTGCGCGCGGTCCTCCGCGACCCGGAGCGGACCGACTTCCGCGTCGTGATGATACCCGAGGAGATGAGCGTCGTCGAGTCGAAACGCCTCGTCGACCGACTCGACGACTACGACATCCCGGTGCAGACGCTCGTCGTCAACCGCGTCATGGAGAACCTCGCGGACGTGACGACGACGCCCGTCGACTCGGAGTGGGTCGTCTCGCCGAACCTCGAGGAGTGCGAGTTCTGTCAGCGGCGGTGGAGAGTCCAGCAGAACGCCCTCCAGCGTGCGACCGACCTGTTCCGCGGGCGGAACGTCAAGCGCGTGCCCCTCCTCGCCGACGAGGTGAGCGGCGAGGCGGCCCTGCGCGTCGTCGCCGCCTGTCTGGCGTAG
- a CDS encoding endonuclease V: protein MRPVRPEFLPDPALSREEMETLQFDVAAAADWTDAFDFDPRDVSLGTEASLTGERPLVAGVDQAFLGDRGVSAVVVSRGDTVVERVHAVTDLEIPYVPGLLSFREGGPIVAALEKLSCDPDLLLFDGSGRIHFRQAGLATHLGVVFDRPSVGVAKSLLCGRPTEDVDGRPEGWRTDVVADDTVENADPGEVIGHAYQSRQYDSEPIINPLYVSPGHRVSVPTATDLVSRLCGGYKLPEPTRRADAYADEAKAEYR from the coding sequence ATGCGACCCGTCCGCCCCGAGTTCCTCCCCGACCCCGCGCTCTCCCGCGAGGAGATGGAGACGCTCCAGTTCGACGTCGCCGCGGCCGCCGACTGGACCGACGCGTTCGACTTCGACCCGCGCGACGTGTCGCTCGGCACCGAGGCGTCGCTGACCGGCGAGCGACCCCTCGTCGCGGGCGTCGACCAGGCGTTCCTCGGCGACAGAGGCGTGAGCGCCGTCGTCGTCTCCCGCGGCGACACCGTAGTCGAACGCGTCCACGCCGTGACAGACCTCGAAATCCCGTACGTCCCCGGTCTGCTCTCCTTCCGCGAGGGCGGGCCCATCGTCGCCGCCCTCGAGAAACTCTCCTGCGACCCGGACCTGCTGCTGTTCGACGGTAGCGGCCGGATCCACTTCAGGCAGGCCGGCCTCGCCACCCACCTCGGCGTCGTCTTCGACAGGCCGAGCGTCGGCGTCGCCAAGAGCCTGCTGTGCGGCCGCCCGACCGAGGACGTGGACGGCCGCCCCGAGGGCTGGCGGACCGACGTCGTCGCCGACGACACCGTCGAGAACGCCGACCCCGGCGAGGTCATCGGCCACGCCTACCAGTCCCGGCAGTACGACTCGGAGCCGATAATCAACCCGCTGTACGTCAGCCCCGGCCACCGCGTCTCCGTGCCGACGGCGACGGACCTCGTCTCTCGCCTCTGCGGCGGCTACAAGCTCCCGGAACCGACCCGGCGAGCGGACGCGTACGCCGACGAGGCGAAGGCAGAGTACCGATAG
- a CDS encoding SDR family oxidoreductase — protein MHPKTVLITGCSSGIGRATALSFLEEDWRVYATARNPADIETLGEKGCELATLDVTDDDDVERVVDRIVEEEGHLTCVVNNAGYGQFGPLEDVPTEQVHRQFDVNVYGPHRLIRAALPHMRRQGEGTVVNVSSVAGDISFPGGGVYAGSKSALGAMTDALRNEVAEYDVDAVLVQPGPVATNFTDRVETEVDGGEEIPGIERSGAYESFYELLSDTQLLGGGGPAAIPPERVAEDIVDAASSTKPRARYYPGTPARVAALARFLPRSWLDTAYSYLRKLA, from the coding sequence GTGCATCCGAAGACGGTCCTCATCACCGGCTGTTCGTCCGGCATCGGTCGCGCCACCGCGCTGTCGTTCCTCGAGGAGGACTGGCGCGTCTACGCGACGGCCCGCAACCCGGCAGACATCGAGACGCTGGGCGAGAAGGGCTGTGAGTTGGCGACGCTCGACGTGACCGACGACGACGACGTCGAACGCGTCGTCGACCGAATCGTCGAGGAGGAGGGACATCTCACCTGCGTCGTCAACAACGCGGGCTACGGCCAGTTCGGCCCGCTGGAAGACGTGCCGACCGAACAAGTCCACCGACAGTTCGACGTGAACGTCTACGGCCCGCATCGCCTGATTCGCGCCGCCCTGCCCCACATGCGCCGGCAGGGCGAGGGCACCGTCGTGAACGTCTCCAGCGTCGCCGGCGACATCTCCTTCCCCGGCGGCGGCGTCTACGCCGGGTCGAAGTCGGCGCTCGGCGCGATGACCGACGCGCTCCGGAACGAGGTGGCGGAGTACGACGTGGACGCCGTCCTCGTCCAACCGGGGCCTGTCGCCACGAACTTCACGGACCGCGTCGAGACGGAGGTGGACGGCGGCGAGGAGATTCCCGGTATCGAGCGCTCGGGCGCGTACGAGTCGTTCTACGAACTGCTCTCGGACACGCAACTGCTCGGCGGCGGCGGGCCGGCGGCCATCCCCCCCGAACGGGTCGCGGAGGACATCGTCGACGCCGCGTCCTCGACGAAACCCCGCGCTCGCTACTACCCCGGCACGCCCGCGCGCGTCGCCGCGCTTGCGCGCTTCCTCCCGCGTTCGTGGCTCGACACGGCGTACAGCTACCTCAGAAAACTCGCGTGA
- a CDS encoding inorganic diphosphatase, with protein MTNLWEDLETGPDAPDVVYAVVECLKGERNKYEYDKDVPGVVLDRVLHSNVHYPSDYGFMPQTYYDDEDPFDVLVLVEDQTFPGCVIEARPVALMGMDDDGEKDDKVIAVPTEDPRYDDVQDVDDLSDQQKREIAEFFETYKNLEKGKEVETLGWEDAQAAKDAIEHAMDLYEENFA; from the coding sequence ATGACGAATCTCTGGGAAGACTTGGAGACCGGTCCCGACGCACCCGACGTGGTCTACGCGGTCGTCGAGTGCCTGAAGGGAGAGCGCAACAAGTACGAGTACGACAAGGACGTCCCCGGCGTCGTCCTCGACCGAGTGCTCCACTCCAACGTCCACTATCCCTCCGACTACGGTTTCATGCCGCAGACGTACTACGACGACGAAGACCCCTTCGACGTCCTCGTCCTCGTCGAGGACCAGACGTTCCCCGGGTGCGTCATCGAGGCCCGCCCCGTCGCGCTGATGGGCATGGACGACGACGGCGAGAAGGACGACAAGGTCATCGCCGTCCCCACCGAGGACCCGCGCTACGACGACGTGCAGGACGTCGACGACCTCTCGGACCAGCAGAAGCGCGAGATTGCGGAGTTCTTCGAGACGTACAAGAACCTCGAGAAGGGCAAGGAAGTCGAGACGCTCGGTTGGGAGGACGCGCAGGCCGCCAAGGACGCCATCGAACACGCGATGGACCTCTACGAAGAGAACTTCGCGTAA
- a CDS encoding PadR family transcriptional regulator: MSEAQTVNDSGLARDLTAFQQNILVILAEEPMYGLAIKRNLEDYYGTEVNHGRLYPNLDDLVEMGLVEKSELDKRTNQYELTEKGHDAVLDRFAWMLDKFVTDETRADEVRELIDANL, translated from the coding sequence ATGTCAGAGGCACAAACAGTCAACGACTCGGGCCTGGCACGCGATCTGACCGCGTTCCAGCAGAACATCCTCGTCATCCTGGCCGAGGAACCGATGTACGGACTCGCTATCAAGCGCAATCTCGAAGACTACTACGGGACGGAGGTCAACCACGGCCGCCTGTACCCCAACCTCGACGACCTGGTCGAGATGGGTCTCGTAGAGAAGAGCGAACTCGACAAGCGGACGAACCAGTACGAACTGACCGAGAAGGGCCACGACGCGGTCCTCGACCGCTTCGCGTGGATGCTCGACAAGTTCGTCACCGACGAGACGCGCGCGGACGAAGTGCGCGAACTCATCGACGCCAACCTGTAA